In Brachybacterium saurashtrense, the genomic stretch CCGCCGCGAGGCCGTGGTGGAGGACCGCCCGGGCGTGACCCGCGACCGCGTCTTCTACGAGGCCGAGTGGGCCGGCAAGGACTTCTGGCTGGTGGACACCGGCGGCTGGGAGGACCGGGTGCAGGGCATCGCCTACCGGGTCGCGGAGCAGGCTGAGGTGGCCGTCTCCCTCGCGGACGTGGTGATGTTCATCGTGGACGCGAACGTGGGCGTGACCACCACCGACGAGCAGCTGCTGAAGGTGCTGCGCAAGGCGAACGTGCCGATCGTGCTGGTCGCCAACAAGGTGGACGACCAGCGCGGCGAGCTCGAGGCCGCCGCGCTGTGGAACCTGGGCCTGGGCGAGCCCCACCCGGTCTCCGCCCTGCACGGGCGTGGCTCCGGCGACATGCTCGACGCGGTGCTCGCGGTGATGCCCGCCGAGGGGCGCGGCGCGGCCGCGGACCACGGCCCGCGCCGCGTCGCCCTCGTCGGCCGGCCCAACGTAGGCAAGTCCTCGTTGCTGAACCGACTGGCCCGCGAGCAGCGGGTGGTGGTCGACGAGGTCGCCGGCACCACCCGCGACCCGGTCGACGAGAAGATCACCCTGGGCGGCAAGGAGTGGACCTTCGTGGACACCGCCGGGATCCGCCGTCGCGTGCTGCAGTCGCAGGGTGCGGACTACTACGCCTCCCTGCGCACGCGCGCCGCACTGGACCGCGCCGAGATCGCGGTGGTGCTGCTGGAGGCCTCCGAGCCGATCTCCACCCAGGACCTGAAGATCATCGACATGGTGCTGGAGTCCGGTCGCGCCCTCGTGCTGGCCTTCAACAAGTGGGACCTGCTGGACGAGGAGCGCCACCGGGCGCTCGAGATCGAGATCGAGCGGGACCTCGCCCACGTGGCCTGGGCGCCGCGCGTGAACATCTCCGCCCAGACCGGCCGCCACGCGGAGAAGCTGGTGCCCGCGATCGAGACGGCGCTGGAGTCGTGGGACCGTCGCATCCCCACCGGCCGGCTCAACGCCTTCCTGGGGCAGCTGGTGGCCGCCCACCCGCACCCGCTGCGCGGCGGCAAGCAGGCGCGGATCCTGTTCGCCACCCAGGCCCGCACCCGCCCGCCCCGGTTCGTCATCTTCGCCAGCGGCTTCCTCGAGCACGGGTACCGCCGCTTCATCGAGCGCCGCCTGCGCGAGGACTTCGCCTTCACCGGCTCGCCGATCGTGATCGGCGTGCGGATCCGGGAGAAGCGCAAGCGCTGAGCAGCGGCGTGCCGCGGCCGCCCGGAGGTGCGAGCGCGCACCGCGAGCACGTATCCTGGGAGCCATGAGCACTCCCGGCGACAACTCCTCCTGGACCCCGCAGAACGGCGACCACGACGCCTCCGCGCAGCCCCCGCAGGATCCGTGGGCGCAGCCCCCGGGCGCCGCGCAGGACCCGTACGCCCCGCAGAGCGCGGCGGGCTCCGCCTCCGACCCGTACGGCGAGCCGCCGTCGGCGGGCTTCGCCTCCGACCCCTACGGCCAGCAGGCCGGCGGCGCGCCGCAGGCGGCGGCGCAGGATCCGTTCGGGACCCAGGCCTCGGGGGCCTCGGCCTCCGACCCCTACGGTCAGCCGAGCGCGGGCGCCTCGCCCTACGACCCGTACGGCCAGCCGCCGTCGGCCGGCTCCGCCTCCGAT encodes the following:
- the der gene encoding bifunctional cytidylate kinase/GTPase Der, encoding MHTSAPHETTAPAEGIAIAIDGPAGSGKSTVSRLVAEALDGGFLDTGAMYRAVTWWCLEQGIDLEDREAVARAAEEVELVQGTDPAGATVAVAGTDITAAIRTERISQQVSRVATNTLVRAVLQRRQRQLLHAAAAERGFCVAEGRDITTVVAPDAQVRVLLTASDEERMRRRAAELQLEDTEETRARMADQVLRRDRDDSTVSEFLTAAEGVEALDTTGLDIEDVVERVLMLVAAAESAQEEARHGAAEPATRSTAGEGAAPGGETADGPSDEEIESALRAGLADYALEDEDMALLEGEDEEGPRRAAPRNLPVVAVVGRPNVGKSTLVNRILGRREAVVEDRPGVTRDRVFYEAEWAGKDFWLVDTGGWEDRVQGIAYRVAEQAEVAVSLADVVMFIVDANVGVTTTDEQLLKVLRKANVPIVLVANKVDDQRGELEAAALWNLGLGEPHPVSALHGRGSGDMLDAVLAVMPAEGRGAAADHGPRRVALVGRPNVGKSSLLNRLAREQRVVVDEVAGTTRDPVDEKITLGGKEWTFVDTAGIRRRVLQSQGADYYASLRTRAALDRAEIAVVLLEASEPISTQDLKIIDMVLESGRALVLAFNKWDLLDEERHRALEIEIERDLAHVAWAPRVNISAQTGRHAEKLVPAIETALESWDRRIPTGRLNAFLGQLVAAHPHPLRGGKQARILFATQARTRPPRFVIFASGFLEHGYRRFIERRLREDFAFTGSPIVIGVRIREKRKR